Genomic window (Drosophila albomicans strain 15112-1751.03 chromosome X, ASM965048v2, whole genome shotgun sequence):
GCAGATAGTCACCAAAATAAATGGCCTAAATTGTCTTTTATAGTAGTTCTATATCATTTGATACCAGTCGATGGCATTAACGTTATCTCTAAGTAACTGACAAGTTTCGAGAGAGAAAGTTTTCACTTAATTAACTTGAATTGccttttttcttatttctttataaCTATTATATATAGTGAATacattcttaatttatttaaaaaaatgtgcaatCTAGTTTTTATGTTGACTTCAAAGTAAACTCATTGATTTTAGGATGTATTTGACATACGCGTATATAAAGTGTAGCTGCTGTCAAACTAAAACTAATCTTCATTTCTTTATAACTATTcaattctattcaaaataaactgcTTGATTCTACGCATATATAAAGTGCAGCTGCTGTCAAACTGTACAATCACTATAAAACTAATCTTCATTTCTTTATAACTAttctacatatataatttaaatatgtttaatttagtttttgtgtTGACTTCAAAATAAACTCCTTGCTTCTACGCATATGTAAAGTAAAGCTGCTCTCAAACTGTACAGTGACTCTAAAACTACTTGAAAGATAGTTAGAAATATTATatctttaaagtatttatttacaactattaactatttataatgtaaaattgtgcaatttgGTTTTGTAACatgaatttatgaattttaaagtGAAACTACTCTCAAACTGTGCAGCCACTCTAAAACTGCTTTATAGATAGTTTGCAATCTTATAGTGAAGTTCGTCGTTACGTTAAACGCATGTGAACTTGACCctgtaattgaattgtttatgTAATTGACATGAcaatacgaatacaaatacgaatacgaggTGTTGGTAGTATGTCTAAAATGTAACTCTATGTAAATTTTTTAGACGACTTTTTCGGGTGCTTACCAAATCGGCCTTTCTTTTTGGATTTTCTGAGTGAGTTCGTTAGATTGGGATCGGAATctgttatatatataaatgtatatatatatgggtacgcatatatatatatataaattttgtttttgttcgtGTAACATTCGATGGGATAGGAATTGATTAATTTcgattaattatataatttcgagcatttatgtgtgtatgtgttttcgATGTGTGTAGCGGGGGCGTGGGCGGGGGGCGGAATTGgcattcaaaacaaaacaaattatgcaaaatgcattcaacATTCGTTTCgggcaagagagagagcaagaagagaacgagagagagaaagagagagagagaaagatcaGTATTAAAAGACACTTCGAGAATAACGTAGTTctccaaaataaatttttgttatcGTAATCGcgagttttcgttttttggaATTTCGCTAATTGCTCTGGCACTTGCTAGCTTGTGGCGCCACCTACCGACTGTGGTATAACGGACAAACGTCTCCTTGTTCTCCAACATGGCATCGACGGCCAATTTCTCGCAATACTGCGCGGTAATGATGGCAATGGTGGGCTGCTTATTCGAGGCTATCGTCGGCATCTGTTTGACCACCTTGATCTCCTTGTCCTCGTAAACAATGCGCGTGTACGCATTGTATTCCATCAGCTTAATGAGGCCGCGCTCCTGCAGCGATTGTATGACCAACAGCACATCCTGCTCACTCCAGCCATAGTCCCTGTTACACAGATGGATAGATTAGTGGTTACTATAAGAGATTATGATATGTAGCATGCCACTTACTTGGCCAAGTCCTCGGGAGAAACAGGATTCGGATAAGCCTGCTCGATGAGTTCCAGCACCTTCTCTTGTGTTAATGGCGGAGATTCGAATTGTGATTCCTCCAACGAGACTgtgaataaaatgcaatgcaaaatcTAATTAAGCACTTGACGACATCGCATGTTATCGCAtgggcaaaggcaaagggcGGGGTGGCAGCTGAAGCTGGGCGCAGATTAGTAGAGATGATggttagcaacaacaacgacactTGGGGGCTGCGTTTTCAAAACTCAAGCAGCTTTTACTTAATTGCAGCCGGCAGCAGACAAATTGAGCACTTCACTGTCGTCTCCTTGTCTGTCTGAGCAGCACACACATGGAGGAGTGCGGGAGGGGCGTGAAGACGAGGCAGGAACATCACGCAGATGCCAATGTCCTCCAAACAACAGTTTGACAGCCACTGCATGTGTAGCAAGGGTTAACGGATATCGAAATGCGGCAGTCCTTAGAGAGTTAAGAGACGAGGGGCAAATGCATGGTGAACGACCCCATGCAAAAGAATATTGCAAAATCAATGCTTAGCAGTAGTTTAAAGGCAATTTACAGTTTGACAAGCACTTCAGTTTAGTAGCCACTGATGATGCGACACAGCATATTATACCAAGAACTGAGCAGTTTTACAGCCGCAGTGAACACAAACTGTGCTAGGAGTTATGGTACAGTTTGAGAGCAACTGGGCATGGTTAAGGACATCATTTGAAGCATGAAACTAAGTTAAAGGCATTTTTCCCTCccaaatttgaatttagtttgTTAATAtcacttgttgtttttattgttgcatattttgaaacatttttgttgtacgAAAACTCGGTGCATTCATCATTTTGTTCACTTTCTTTTTAatgccaacaaacaaacaagttaAGAGACGAGAGGTGCGTGCATTGCATTAGTAGTCAaacgaaacaacaaacaacaaaacaaactgagAACAATCACAAAACGCAACGGTGACAACAAGAGATTCCAGTTTGAGTGTAAGTACAATAATGTTGAAGAGGAGGAAGgaaggcgaggcgaggcgatgCGATGCGGAGGCGGATGTTGTGAAGTTAGGCGTTAGCTATATACATAGATTCATTTGCGTCGGGCGCTCAGCTGATCAGTGTACATGTCCAGCCAAATGGCCTTCATCAGATTGTCGCCATCACCTGTTTTCTTCTGAGCCAAGAGCGCCTCCTCGAACTTGCGATTGCAGTCGCCATAGCAATAGATGATGTAGCCATCGCGAGCTACAAACATCCAACATACACAAATCACCacaaaatatagtttataggAGAAAGAATTTgccagattcagattcagattcagtcAGAGAATAAGATAGatagacaaagagagagagaaagattcAGATAGATATCGAAATACAATGATAAATACTTACGCGGACGTGACGGCGGCGCTGACGTCTCCTCTAGAATGCGCAGCTCGATCTCAATGGACTGTATCTCGGCGTAACCGTGCTGCAACAGCTTCATTATCTTCTTGATAAAGCCAACATAATCTGTAAGAGTGCAAGTGTAAATAACATGAGCACTCTACACACGCATTTCTTTACTTTATCGCAAGTTTTGCTTAAGAAATCTTTTCTTTGTTAAATGAGGTTGTAAAGTCAAGAATACgaatttttacatatttatgccTAGACTTTTATAtatcacatttaaataatttgagttttttatacaatttgggaaaaaactaaattatttcaatgtacctttcattttcataaatgccaaacaaattgtATGTTGTCGAAATTGTAGAGAAAACGATTTAAACTCTTCGTTTTCAGAATTCTAACAATCAATgtaaaaattttgtaatttagtttAGTTCGTAACTACCTTGTTCAATTCTAAACTTTTCCAATATCAAACTTATTACACTGTTTACTTTATAGTTTTGCgtattgaaaatttatagaaaGTTGGCGAAATTGTAGAGAAAATgaattcaatacatttttttttttaaatcataaaaatccATCCAAgttatttagaatttagtaAGTTTTTCTTAAACTTTCTCATAAAATCCTTCcaattatcttttttttttatatattgtgcAAATTGAAGAGAAATTTAACGTTGGcgaaattataaagaaaacgAATTTTCGTctatataattacaatttaacaGTAATAAGCTTATacagttatttaaatttttcagttttcagttttctcagtctcaaataaatatttccttattgtttttttaaattatactttttttatatatatatttgctaaGAATTTTGTTTTCGGACTTGGCGAAATTGTAGAGAAAACAATGTTCACTCAGAGAAATTTCAAGTTGACGAAATTGTAGACAAAACGATAAGTCGTctatataattacaaattgaacggtaataaagttgtaaatatatttgatttttgtaagCTTTCTCAGTTGAAATcaatatttcacaaaatgaaattatagtttttttcttttaatatttttgcttagACTTGCCGTTTTCAGACTTGTCGTAATTGTGGAAAAAACAATGTGCACTCACCTCTGGGAAAGTCCTGCGGACTGACGAGCTCCTTGAAGAAGTCCTGGGCAATGTGAGCCTGCTTTTCATCGTTGGTGAGCCAATCGCGGAACCAGAAGCGCAACGTGCGCGACTCCTGCGAATGTTTTCCCGTATTGGCGCTGACCAGAAAGACACGGAACTCGAGTGAAAGAGCCGCCGCCTTGCTGGCGCTCTTCTGTCCGGCGATGGTGTccttgttgatgatgatgccagTGTGATCGCCGCCAGCGACATGGACGCGATCATTGATCTGATCGACGAGCTTGCGCTCAATGAGAATGACGGTGCTGTTGGCGGTTTTGCCCCGGGGCGTCATCACGACCTGCTCTGTCCGTGGCGGTGTCTGACTCCTCTGGGGAGCGTTGCTGTTCTGGttctggctttggctttggctttccTCCGCTGACGTTGTGACTGCGAcacttttattattgctgttgtaactgctgttgttgttggcggtgCCATTCGGCAGAGCACCGTTGCCATTCGTTGCCTGAGCCTTGTTTGGCTTgggaggcggcggcggtggcgccATCTGTGTCTGACTTCTGCGCCCTGACATAATTCCCGATTTACTCGCGCGCTCCAAAGCGATTTTCAGCTATTCGTCGTTATACTATACTCTGCGAAGCGGCCTTGAGAGAGCCCAGCGTGTTGTtttcgcttcgtttttttttttttttgtgtttttaccTGCAAAGGGAAAGACAACAACATGCTTATTTTTAGCAactgcttttctttttttttttttttttgtgtgtgctttccACTTTTCCTTTTTCGCATTCATTTCATATCCGATCCAAGTGTCTGTTACTTCCCCAacctgtctgtctctctgtttctctgtctgtgtggCAACGCGCCAAACAAATTTcgaattcataaataattggTGTCATAAATTCCAAGCGCCTCCTGCCTGCTTGTGTCTCGTGCCCCGTGCCACATGCCACCACCTGCAGCAGCGACCCAGTGACTTGCTTctgccaccaaaaaaaaaaaaagaaaacaaacaaacaaaaaatatgccaagAAAATCGATAAGAATTTCGTGACGTTGCAACAGATACAGCTAACATTACTTGCCAACCCTCCTTACCTTTCCCCCTTccattccccttccccttccccttttCCACACTCTTTACTGCCTTGCAAGGGGAGGTGACAACCCTAAACGCGGGCCTTGCCTGCAATTAAAGTCACAGTTGTCTTCCGGCCCAAATGTCAACCAAAAGGTTTTTGAACTCGTTTAGACGAGGGAGGGGAAGGAGGTGGGGCGGGGGCGGTAGTCAGAGGTCAGTCAGCCACAAAATGGGGTTGCTTGACTTCACTTGGCATTTGCATATGGTAAACAGAAGAAGGACATTGCAGGGATGCAACCCGGAAGCAGCCCCAAAGGCAAATGActcgaaacaacaacaacaacatctgaATAGCTTTCAACTTTAAACTTCCACACTGCGAAATTCAAAACACACACCAAATTTCTAGTACGAAAAACTGTTGCGTCGTCAACTGTGAGTTggcaaaatgtaattaaaaacaaattttaatgaatttcatGCTAATTTGCATAACGACATTAATAAGTAGCACAATCGTTGCTTTGgcagtttaattaaatgacgGGAAAACTTTTCACAATTGGAAATAGAAAAGCATTTGAGATTTtcattaacaacaaaacaaggTAATTTTATCAAAGTCAacagtatatattatatactatttattttagtatattatatatagtatttgatattttgaGGATTAAAAACGAGAAAAATCGTCGAAGTTGTGTTCAAAACGTTATATCTTAAGAGAGTTAgtacatattatatactatatattctatagtatatactataaactctatattttattatatactataaatattacgttatagtatatacattaTACTATATGTAGTATTTGATAGTTGGAAGattataaattagaaaaaaatttAGCTTAAGAGTGTTAAGAACACAATATAATGCAACTATTTTTATCTCCAGCAAATTCTTGGAAATGTGATTAATATCGCTCTTTATGTTGGCATTGTATTCCATTtaatatgataaaaataagtaaattgctacatatttttgttgactAATCATTAATggttattttctattaaaaatcgctttattttattgtttctcaTCAATATTACAAAACTATTGAAGATTACAATAAATCATGATAAACCTTTTAGATCCATACAGCTAACTTTATAAAAGTTATTCCGCAAAATTGCACAAAACGTTGTTTAGCAAAGGAAATTCGCACAACTTTGGTATTCATGACCTCGCTTTAGGGATTCTTAAGAGAATAATTTGcggcagcaaagcaaacatttaatttgcaaattctaTCCTAGTGTCATATCGTACTTATAGATGACACAACAACTTTGCTAGCACAGAATTCCATTGCGAATATGTGGAAACAATGCTGAAGCTCACACAAGCTAACAACACGCAGGGGACACAATCATcagcgtcatcgtcatcatcatcgtcgccaTCATAATCCTCAAGTTCGTCATCAGAACCAAAAACTCAGCCCGCTTAATTAGATTAAAGAGCATCTCCCCTGGCGAGCAGCTGCTGAGCAGCAACTGAAACAACAACTTAATTcgaaaagtacaaaaaataaagggTGCACTCGAATTTCATGGCCGGAAATTATTTGCCGtctgcaatttcaattataggAAAAAACTGTGCACAGTTTGACAGCCACTGCAGTAGAAGTTGACGCCGCGCCCTTAACCCAGCGAAGCATCGAATGCATTTCTTAACTTCCGCTGTGCCATTGAGATGCTATTGAACATCTAGACCACCGTTATAAAATGCTTAATTTGTTAAGGTTGTTAAGGGCAAGCAAGGCGAGCCAAGAATTTCATAAGCCACTGTATGCAGTTTGCTGATCTCTTTCTGTTTTGGGGCGTTGTCTTCGTTcgtaatcaaattgaaatggataATGGAAATTCCAATGCCAACT
Coding sequences:
- the LOC117578029 gene encoding uncharacterized protein LOC117578029 isoform X1 yields the protein MSGRRSQTQMAPPPPPPKPNKAQATNGNGALPNGTANNNSSYNSNNKSVAVTTSAEESQSQSQNQNSNAPQRSQTPPRTEQVVMTPRGKTANSTVILIERKLVDQINDRVHVAGGDHTGIIINKDTIAGQKSASKAAALSLEFRVFLVSANTGKHSQESRTLRFWFRDWLTNDEKQAHIAQDFFKELVSPQDFPRDYVGFIKKIMKLLQHGYAEIQSIEIELRILEETSAPPSRPPRDGYIIYCYGDCNRKFEEALLAQKKTVSLEESQFESPPLTQEKVLELIEQAYPNPVSPEDLAKDYGWSEQDVLLVIQSLQERGLIKLMEYNAYTRIVYEDKEIKVVKQMPTIASNKQPTIAIITAQYCEKLAVDAMLENKETFVRYTTVDSDPNLTNSLRKSKKKGRFGESNVYTLGNIGAHRIVSTKLPSVGSTREAMTATGNTTTRLLGTFQKVDYVFIVGVAGGVPHYTDYKKHVRLGDVVISYVDKQRALINSKEKPYVYVYKSGEDVKTYFPINDSLQQIAESLQANMEVKRPWERYLNDAQKTLAQRTESDFGRPDAKTDKLFMNIGNNEVIEVAHPIAADEVNGVTRPRLHLGPIGSGRDLVRSDDLRTQFARKFGLLATDVEMSNVLDSIIGNCRESFILVKGISDYKDGMSTRKWQNYASLSAAAVVKSVICGMDAPTNV
- the LOC117578029 gene encoding uncharacterized protein LOC117578029 isoform X2, which produces MSGRRSQTQMAPPPPPPKPNKAQATNGNGALPNGTANNNSSYNSNNKSVAVTTSAEESQSQSQNQNSNAPQRSQTPPRTEQVVMTPRGKTANSTVILIERKLVDQINDRVHVAGGDHTGIIINKDTIAGQKSASKAAALSLEFRVFLVSANTGKHSQESRTLRFWFRDWLTNDEKQAHIAQDFFKELVSPQDFPRDYVGFIKKIMKLLQHGYAEIQSIEIELRILEETSAPPSRPPRDGYIIYCYGDCNRKFEEALLAQKKTVSLEESQFESPPLTQEKVLELIEQAYPNPVSPEDLAKDYGWSEQDVLLVIQSLQERGLIKLMEYNAYTRIVYEDKEIKVVKQMPTIASNKQPTIAIITAQYCEKLAVDAMLENKETFVRYTTVGESNVYTLGNIGAHRIVSTKLPSVGSTREAMTATGNTTTRLLGTFQKVDYVFIVGVAGGVPHYTDYKKHVRLGDVVISYVDKQRALINSKEKPYVYVYKSGEDVKTYFPINDSLQQIAESLQANMEVKRPWERYLNDAQKTLAQRTESDFGRPDAKTDKLFMNIGNNEVIEVAHPIAADEVNGVTRPRLHLGPIGSGRDLVRSDDLRTQFARKFGLLATDVEMSNVLDSIIGNCRESFILVKGISDYKDGMSTRKWQNYASLSAAAVVKSVICGMDAPTNV
- the LOC117578029 gene encoding uncharacterized protein LOC117578029 isoform X3; the protein is MSGRRSQTQMAPPPPPPKPNKAQATNGNGALPNGTANNNSSYNSNNKSVAVTTSAEESQSQSQNQNSNAPQRSQTPPRTEQVVMTPRGKTANSTVILIERKLVDQINDRVHVAGGDHTGIIINKDTIAGQKSASKAAALSLEFRVFLVSANTGKHSQESRTLRFWFRDWLTNDEKQAHIAQDFFKELVSPQDFPRDYVGFIKKIMKLLQHGYAEIQSIEIELRILEETSAPPSRPLSLEESQFESPPLTQEKVLELIEQAYPNPVSPEDLAKDYGWSEQDVLLVIQSLQERGLIKLMEYNAYTRIVYEDKEIKVVKQMPTIASNKQPTIAIITAQYCEKLAVDAMLENKETFVRYTTVDSDPNLTNSLRKSKKKGRFGESNVYTLGNIGAHRIVSTKLPSVGSTREAMTATGNTTTRLLGTFQKVDYVFIVGVAGGVPHYTDYKKHVRLGDVVISYVDKQRALINSKEKPYVYVYKSGEDVKTYFPINDSLQQIAESLQANMEVKRPWERYLNDAQKTLAQRTESDFGRPDAKTDKLFMNIGNNEVIEVAHPIAADEVNGVTRPRLHLGPIGSGRDLVRSDDLRTQFARKFGLLATDVEMSNVLDSIIGNCRESFILVKGISDYKDGMSTRKWQNYASLSAAAVVKSVICGMDAPTNV
- the LOC117578029 gene encoding uncharacterized protein LOC117578029 isoform X4, which encodes MSGRRSQTQMAPPPPPPKPNKAQATNGNGALPNGTANNNSSYNSNNKSVAVTTSAEESQSQSQNQNSNAPQRSQTPPRTEQVVMTPRGKTANSTVILIERKLVDQINDRVHVAGGDHTGIIINKDTIAGQKSASKAAALSLEFRVFLVSANTGKHSQESRTLRFWFRDWLTNDEKQAHIAQDFFKELVSPQDFPRDYVGFIKKIMKLLQHGYAEIQSIEIELRILEETSAPPSRPLSLEESQFESPPLTQEKVLELIEQAYPNPVSPEDLAKDYGWSEQDVLLVIQSLQERGLIKLMEYNAYTRIVYEDKEIKVVKQMPTIASNKQPTIAIITAQYCEKLAVDAMLENKETFVRYTTVGESNVYTLGNIGAHRIVSTKLPSVGSTREAMTATGNTTTRLLGTFQKVDYVFIVGVAGGVPHYTDYKKHVRLGDVVISYVDKQRALINSKEKPYVYVYKSGEDVKTYFPINDSLQQIAESLQANMEVKRPWERYLNDAQKTLAQRTESDFGRPDAKTDKLFMNIGNNEVIEVAHPIAADEVNGVTRPRLHLGPIGSGRDLVRSDDLRTQFARKFGLLATDVEMSNVLDSIIGNCRESFILVKGISDYKDGMSTRKWQNYASLSAAAVVKSVICGMDAPTNV